The following coding sequences lie in one Kamptonema formosum PCC 6407 genomic window:
- a CDS encoding O-linked N-acetylglucosamine transferase family protein, giving the protein MMNYSEFINNPQINPRELLELYRHQEYDQLSEIFLRVLEHFHNKTYYSLDLSLRYFINVFVKNFLYLFTQPEYILSDRHVNLFIKHNLTISNLVAISSFKTTDAYLQILNDQPRNFAKLLSLYSARNTVNFDKQALFNANPQLACLWYSCFCESYRSGVINKEAYQNLREHITYTDDKLTDFYNIDDIYFGASYIDGDRDREIKNRINQSIKNSPFATTAQINNNPKPKKIAVITSLWFSQHSVYRILSEFIESLKNDYELTLVHLGEIRNNLDIGFFKEIRYVYAKDGYLNIDAIRENDFAAVFYPDIGMTVESIFLSNLRIAPIQICGLGHSVSTFGSEIDYYISGADVEIPQGAEANYSERLVLLPGFGAIHNQPHYQIKNIKKNRQELIVNCPWYAQKVNYNLVCSLKEIIAKSDKKIGFRFFSGGALTRKNDFLPFATDLESILGKDCVELIPAKPYGEYMALMEEGDICIEACHFGGCNTVADSLYLRQPTVTLEGDKWYNRIGSQMLQTVGLSELIAQTSEEYIYLILKLIHDDDYRLQIQEKLDRVDLNSTIFSSKSKIYFKKALDFLTANWEQLKNETSNKPIHID; this is encoded by the coding sequence ATGATGAATTATTCCGAATTTATAAATAATCCCCAAATTAATCCTAGAGAGCTGCTGGAACTCTATCGCCATCAAGAATATGACCAGCTTTCAGAAATATTCCTGCGAGTTCTAGAACATTTTCATAATAAAACTTACTATAGTTTAGATCTTAGTTTGCGCTATTTTATCAATGTTTTTGTCAAAAACTTTTTGTACTTATTTACTCAACCGGAATATATTCTCAGCGATCGCCACGTCAATCTATTTATTAAACATAATCTCACGATTTCTAATTTGGTAGCCATTTCTAGCTTTAAAACAACAGATGCGTACTTACAAATTTTAAACGATCAACCCCGCAATTTTGCTAAGTTATTAAGCTTGTACTCAGCTAGAAATACAGTCAACTTTGACAAGCAAGCGTTGTTTAATGCCAATCCTCAATTAGCTTGTCTTTGGTATTCTTGCTTTTGTGAGAGTTACCGCTCTGGGGTTATTAACAAGGAAGCTTACCAAAATCTTAGGGAACACATCACATATACAGATGACAAATTAACTGATTTTTATAATATAGATGATATCTACTTTGGAGCCAGTTATATAGATGGCGATCGCGACCGCGAAATCAAAAATAGAATCAACCAATCTATTAAAAATAGCCCCTTTGCAACCACTGCACAGATTAACAATAATCCCAAGCCTAAAAAAATAGCTGTAATCACTTCTCTGTGGTTTTCTCAGCATTCAGTCTACCGCATTCTCTCTGAGTTTATTGAGTCTTTAAAAAATGACTATGAATTAACTTTAGTCCATCTGGGCGAGATTAGAAATAATCTCGATATTGGATTCTTCAAAGAAATTAGATATGTTTATGCTAAAGACGGTTATTTAAATATAGATGCTATCCGAGAAAATGATTTTGCCGCAGTTTTTTATCCCGATATCGGTATGACTGTAGAAAGCATTTTTTTATCTAATTTAAGGATTGCTCCCATTCAGATTTGCGGCCTCGGTCATTCTGTGAGCACCTTCGGCTCGGAAATAGATTATTATATTAGCGGAGCGGATGTAGAAATTCCCCAAGGTGCAGAAGCAAACTATTCAGAGAGATTAGTGCTATTACCAGGATTTGGAGCTATCCACAATCAACCTCACTATCAAATTAAAAACATCAAGAAAAATCGCCAGGAATTGATCGTTAATTGTCCTTGGTATGCCCAGAAAGTAAATTATAACTTAGTCTGTTCTTTAAAAGAAATAATAGCAAAGTCTGATAAAAAGATTGGTTTTAGATTTTTTTCTGGGGGTGCATTGACCAGAAAAAATGATTTCCTCCCCTTCGCTACAGATTTAGAATCTATCTTAGGTAAAGATTGTGTGGAACTGATTCCAGCTAAACCCTACGGCGAATATATGGCCCTCATGGAAGAGGGAGATATTTGTATTGAAGCCTGTCATTTTGGCGGTTGTAATACTGTTGCTGACAGCTTATACTTGAGACAACCTACTGTCACCTTGGAGGGAGACAAATGGTACAACCGAATTGGTTCTCAAATGCTCCAAACTGTTGGTTTATCAGAGTTAATTGCTCAAACTTCAGAAGAGTATATTTACTTGATATTAAAGCTGATACATGATGACGACTATCGTTTGCAAATACAAGAAAAACTCGATCGAGTAGATTTAAACAGTACAATTTTTAGCTCAAAAAGCAAGATTTATTTCAAAAAAGCTCTGGATTTTTTAACCGCTAACTGGGAACAGCTCAAGAATGAAACCTCAAACAAGCCAATTCACATCGACTAA
- a CDS encoding thermonuclease family protein, which yields MSKIKIGNRPAIAGLSILTAIFLLMGCQPTVGPNNYPVKRVSDGDTITVIGAKDKDITVRFACVDAPEIPHSQRERQSTKAIDKNQFMWGLKAQQRMQQLVKKGGDRVVLTVTDTDRYGRKVSEVRLPDGTFTQEVLLREGLAMVYRPYLKNCPSADIVQKAEAEAKKSRRGLWGDSKFVPAWEFRRNSK from the coding sequence ATGAGCAAAATTAAAATTGGAAATCGCCCAGCAATCGCAGGCTTAAGTATACTTACCGCCATCTTCTTATTAATGGGCTGCCAACCAACTGTAGGCCCCAACAATTATCCCGTAAAGCGCGTCAGTGATGGCGATACTATTACCGTAATTGGTGCTAAAGATAAAGATATAACAGTACGCTTTGCCTGCGTAGACGCACCAGAAATTCCCCATTCTCAAAGGGAAAGACAGAGTACAAAAGCCATCGATAAAAATCAATTTATGTGGGGATTAAAAGCACAGCAAAGAATGCAGCAGTTAGTTAAAAAAGGAGGCGATCGCGTTGTTTTAACTGTAACCGATACTGACCGCTACGGTCGCAAAGTAAGCGAAGTTCGCTTACCTGATGGCACCTTTACTCAGGAAGTTTTACTGCGCGAAGGATTAGCAATGGTCTACCGTCCCTATCTGAAAAACTGTCCCAGTGCAGATATTGTTCAAAAAGCCGAAGCCGAAGCCAAGAAAAGCCGACGCGGCCTTTGGGGAGATTCCAAGTTTGTGCCAGCCTGGGAGTTTCGACGCAACAGCAAATGA
- the ftsH3 gene encoding ATP-dependent zinc metalloprotease FtsH3 gives MNKRWRNAGLYALLAIVVIALATAFFDKQPPSRQLWKYSEFIEQVQSKRVDKVSINADRTRALVTSQDGTKVLVNLPNDPELINILTTNGVDISVLPTNDEGFWLKAMSSLFFPILLLVGLFFLLRRAQNGPGSQAMNFGKSKARVQMEPQTQVTFGDVAGIEQAKLELSEVVDFLKNADRFTAVGAKIPKGVLLVGPPGTGKTLLAKAVAGEAGVPFFSISGSEFVEMFVGVGASRVRDLFEQAKSNAPCIVFIDEIDAVGRQRGAGLGGGNDEREQTLNQLLTEMDGFEGNTGIIIIAATNRPDVLDSALLRPGRFDRQVVVDRPDYAGRLEILNVHARGKTLSKDVDLEKIARRTPGFTGADLSNLLNEAAILAARRNLTEISMDEVNDAIDRVLAGPEKKDRVMSEKRKTLVAYHEAGHALVGALMPDYDPVQKISIIPRGRAGGLTWFTPSEDRMDSGLYSRSYLQNQMAVALGGRIAEEIVFGEEEVTTGASNDLQQVARVARQMVTRFGMSDRLGPVALGRQQGNMFMGRDIMAERDFSEETAATIDDEVRTLVDQAYRRAKEVLVGNRHVLDKLADILVDKETVDADELQELLANNDVKMAAIA, from the coding sequence GTGAATAAACGGTGGAGAAACGCAGGCCTGTACGCGCTGCTAGCTATTGTCGTCATTGCCTTAGCAACTGCATTTTTTGACAAACAGCCCCCCAGCCGACAACTGTGGAAGTACAGCGAATTCATTGAGCAAGTCCAGAGCAAGAGAGTAGACAAAGTAAGTATAAATGCTGACCGGACTAGAGCCCTAGTCACTTCCCAGGATGGCACTAAGGTACTGGTCAACTTGCCTAATGACCCTGAGCTGATCAATATCCTCACCACTAACGGCGTGGACATTTCAGTTTTACCCACGAACGACGAAGGCTTCTGGCTCAAAGCCATGAGCAGCCTATTCTTCCCCATCCTACTCTTAGTGGGATTGTTCTTCCTGTTGCGGCGAGCCCAAAACGGCCCTGGTTCTCAAGCGATGAACTTTGGTAAATCTAAAGCCAGAGTGCAAATGGAACCGCAAACCCAGGTGACATTCGGGGATGTCGCAGGCATTGAACAAGCCAAGTTAGAACTATCGGAAGTTGTGGACTTCCTGAAAAATGCCGATCGCTTCACCGCAGTTGGCGCAAAAATTCCCAAAGGCGTGCTCTTAGTCGGCCCTCCCGGAACTGGTAAAACCTTGCTAGCTAAGGCTGTCGCTGGTGAAGCTGGCGTTCCTTTCTTCTCGATTTCCGGTTCTGAATTTGTGGAAATGTTCGTGGGTGTCGGCGCGTCTCGCGTCCGCGACTTATTTGAACAAGCCAAATCTAACGCACCTTGCATCGTATTTATCGATGAAATTGATGCCGTTGGTCGCCAGCGGGGTGCTGGTTTAGGCGGCGGAAACGATGAGCGCGAACAAACCCTCAACCAGTTATTAACTGAGATGGATGGCTTTGAGGGCAATACTGGCATCATTATTATTGCTGCTACCAACCGCCCTGACGTGCTCGATTCAGCGCTGCTGCGTCCGGGTCGTTTTGACCGCCAAGTTGTGGTCGATCGCCCTGATTACGCGGGCCGTTTGGAAATTCTCAACGTCCACGCTCGCGGCAAAACTTTGTCTAAGGATGTGGATTTGGAGAAAATTGCTCGCCGGACTCCTGGGTTCACGGGTGCAGATTTGTCTAATTTGCTGAATGAAGCGGCTATTTTGGCTGCTCGTCGCAATTTGACAGAAATCTCGATGGATGAAGTTAATGATGCGATCGATCGGGTGCTGGCTGGCCCTGAGAAGAAAGACCGGGTAATGAGCGAGAAGCGCAAAACGCTGGTAGCTTATCACGAAGCTGGTCACGCTTTGGTTGGTGCTTTGATGCCTGATTATGACCCAGTGCAGAAGATTAGCATTATCCCTCGCGGTCGCGCTGGCGGTTTGACTTGGTTCACGCCAAGCGAAGATCGGATGGATTCTGGTCTTTATTCCCGCTCTTATTTGCAAAATCAGATGGCGGTAGCTTTAGGTGGTCGGATTGCTGAAGAGATTGTCTTCGGCGAGGAAGAAGTGACTACTGGCGCGTCGAATGATTTGCAACAGGTGGCGCGTGTGGCCAGACAAATGGTGACTCGGTTCGGGATGAGCGATCGCCTCGGCCCAGTTGCGCTCGGTCGTCAGCAAGGGAATATGTTCATGGGCCGCGATATCATGGCGGAGCGCGATTTCTCGGAAGAGACAGCCGCCACGATCGATGATGAAGTCCGCACTTTGGTAGATCAAGCTTACCGCCGCGCTAAAGAGGTGTTGGTTGGTAATCGTCACGTCCTTGATAAATTAGCAGATATCTTGGTGGACAAGGAAACTGTGGACGCTGACGAGTTGCAAGAGTTGCTGGCTAATAATGATGTCAAGATGGCTGCGATCGCATAA
- a CDS encoding class I SAM-dependent methyltransferase — protein sequence MHLGHRKTCRVCGSSALTPVINLGEQHLQGSFFKPGKEEPPMRKIALSLLRCDPTKDENACGLLQMEHTVPPEVLYSAYWYRSGTNQTMRNHLQGITQEATALINKSNARVLDIGCNDGTLLKSYPPNFIKFGVDPSDVAQEITGDITAIQDIFPSEELTKVLQGEKFDIITSIAMFYDLEDPVNFCKEIKKALAPDGLWVFEMSYMPSMLKMNSYDTICHEHLEYYSLAVLEYILKQADLKIVDAVLNDINGGSIRCYATNVDNFSFKRQEAVTRIKLLRQAEFDMELDTDKPYKNFQDRINVHKDELISMLKKLKKEGKSIHIYGASTKGNTILQWCGIDNRIVDVAAERNPDKYGAYTLGTDIPIVSEADSRAMKPDYYLVLPWHFKEEFLKREEATLKSGVGLIFPLPNLEIIKF from the coding sequence ATGCACTTAGGCCATCGTAAAACTTGTCGAGTCTGCGGTTCTTCAGCACTCACTCCAGTTATTAATTTAGGGGAACAACATTTGCAAGGTTCTTTTTTTAAGCCAGGAAAAGAAGAACCACCAATGAGAAAAATAGCCCTTTCTCTATTGCGTTGCGATCCTACAAAAGATGAGAACGCCTGCGGTTTATTACAGATGGAACATACAGTTCCACCAGAGGTTTTGTATTCTGCATATTGGTATCGTTCCGGTACTAATCAGACAATGCGAAATCACTTACAGGGAATTACTCAAGAAGCAACAGCACTGATTAACAAAAGTAATGCGCGTGTTTTGGATATTGGCTGTAATGACGGCACTTTACTCAAGTCTTATCCCCCAAATTTTATCAAATTTGGAGTCGATCCTTCTGACGTAGCGCAAGAAATTACCGGAGATATTACAGCTATTCAAGATATTTTTCCTTCTGAAGAATTGACCAAAGTATTACAAGGCGAAAAATTTGACATTATTACGTCAATCGCCATGTTTTATGACTTAGAAGACCCAGTGAATTTCTGTAAAGAAATCAAAAAAGCCCTTGCTCCTGATGGTTTATGGGTGTTTGAAATGTCCTATATGCCATCTATGCTTAAGATGAATTCCTATGACACAATTTGTCACGAGCATTTGGAATATTATAGTTTAGCGGTGTTGGAATATATTCTCAAACAAGCTGACTTAAAAATAGTAGATGCTGTTCTTAATGACATCAACGGTGGTAGCATTCGCTGTTATGCAACAAATGTTGATAATTTTTCATTCAAGAGACAAGAAGCGGTGACACGCATCAAGCTTTTACGTCAGGCTGAGTTTGACATGGAGCTTGATACCGATAAACCGTACAAAAATTTTCAAGATCGGATTAATGTGCATAAAGATGAGCTAATTTCAATGTTGAAAAAGCTCAAAAAGGAAGGCAAAAGTATTCATATTTACGGTGCATCAACTAAAGGCAATACCATTTTGCAATGGTGTGGAATTGACAATCGAATTGTGGACGTAGCAGCGGAAAGAAACCCTGATAAATATGGTGCTTATACCCTTGGTACAGATATTCCAATTGTCAGTGAAGCAGATTCAAGAGCCATGAAGCCGGATTATTATTTAGTTTTACCTTGGCACTTCAAAGAAGAATTTTTGAAACGCGAAGAAGCAACTTTGAAAAGCGGTGTTGGCTTAATTTTTCCTTTGCCAAACCTCGAAATCATTAAATTTTAA
- a CDS encoding methyltransferase domain-containing protein, whose product MTHFFIHNSFHSGDVILTKAVIQAARISFPRVKITLECVEKSAYLWQDLKLPISLYQGKEYQGTERTPNCPNDAIFINMWFGVFNDIFNLYGMTYQNNVHTFNRQMYQQNLNHKYLLTIPIYTPTIAFFGQLEKEIEVRENSILVENGEVFSNQNYFYLNEHLKQIAADFPTLNFYCSGQPKFAAANIFDCSGMNLKELSQVGDRCIAFLMKGSAVNAASQTEINRYKPRCIVGWDLPVQLWENLENPVVYAKNYAEVKAFISSLVASEQTAFVLALPQPATVVEGTKKPRGLFLNTEKANCSIYESGKMAYQCLLLSGKYDLHYLEISENAAEIPNNYEFYIFNYHHVTMSWLNTKRVSLLPGLKVTLVLETLTNNPFGFCPADDFDAYLALDPTMNVEDKRVYAFPRPLEVYTPVNPYRESSIPVIGTFGFATIGKGFELVVDAVNKEFEKAIVKINIPASTYSEDRHWTLHKKHYADYLSELCKKVAKKGVEVVITNEFMTKDQLIEWCSQNTLNCFLYNRNQAGISATTDQAISSGRPLAISTNETFRHIHHYIKPYPFQSLKDAIASSEPQVKQMQTDWHPQNFATKFEEVLEDFGMLPKTERKTVQIQVAESSKPTILIVSHKQKQCGIYQYGLNITEALQKSSRYSFAYAECSNYAELKNVVSQINPAAIIYNYYLATMPWLRQEVTRQYKIPQLGIMHEVTQDEADKATLEMFDYHLCPDPTLIENNPIVFKTKRLISPYINSQDIPDIVTVGSFGFGFSDKGFERLVMLVQEEFDRAKIVLHLPFNNVVEQQGQFAKATAENCRKLISKPGIQLAINHEFLSKQQLLHFLASNTLNAFFYDSHKDRGISSVLEHALAVQRPLAINKCGMYRHVFSANPSICIEDSSLKQIIDNGIAPLVPFYNEWSEANFILDYEQILDRVLGQERSDRSNLPQLSFTVGLPNVTSLNRILDDAARSQYEPVINQLFALVPEMMARKIPEANIQQAFILDTAHKFASQLVKPKILCVGSHEDSAAAALKQLGYHLEEIDPAINCDLNVYFHKPSTIKGSYDIIFSTSVVEHVQDDELFMTQIAELLAPGGTAILTCDYNDQYKVGDRIPVVDFRLYTQKDLRHRILPLLKNCRLPDVPQWDCPNPDFIYEGCRYTFATFVFQKNKL is encoded by the coding sequence ATGACACATTTCTTCATTCACAACAGTTTTCACAGCGGCGATGTGATTTTGACAAAAGCCGTAATTCAGGCAGCTAGAATAAGTTTTCCCAGAGTGAAAATCACCTTAGAATGTGTTGAAAAATCTGCCTATCTGTGGCAAGATTTAAAACTGCCTATTTCTCTATATCAAGGGAAGGAATATCAAGGAACAGAACGAACACCAAATTGCCCTAATGATGCCATATTTATCAATATGTGGTTTGGCGTTTTTAATGATATTTTCAACCTCTATGGTATGACATACCAAAATAATGTTCATACCTTTAATCGTCAGATGTATCAGCAGAATCTAAATCATAAGTATCTGCTAACAATACCGATTTATACGCCTACGATTGCCTTCTTTGGTCAGTTAGAGAAGGAAATAGAAGTTAGAGAAAATAGCATTTTGGTGGAAAACGGAGAAGTTTTTTCTAATCAAAATTATTTTTATTTAAACGAGCATCTAAAGCAAATAGCAGCGGATTTTCCCACACTAAATTTTTACTGTTCAGGTCAACCTAAATTTGCTGCTGCCAATATTTTTGATTGCAGTGGAATGAACCTTAAAGAATTATCCCAAGTTGGGGATAGATGTATTGCTTTTTTGATGAAAGGAAGTGCTGTAAATGCAGCATCTCAAACGGAGATTAATCGTTATAAACCTCGCTGTATTGTTGGCTGGGATTTGCCAGTCCAGCTTTGGGAAAACTTGGAAAATCCGGTAGTTTATGCTAAGAATTATGCCGAAGTTAAGGCATTTATTTCTAGTTTAGTCGCATCTGAACAGACAGCATTTGTATTAGCATTGCCTCAACCAGCAACAGTGGTAGAGGGGACAAAAAAACCGCGAGGTTTATTTCTCAATACTGAGAAAGCTAATTGCAGCATCTACGAGTCTGGCAAAATGGCTTATCAATGTTTATTACTTTCGGGAAAATACGACCTTCATTATTTAGAAATCAGCGAAAATGCGGCTGAGATTCCGAATAATTATGAATTTTACATTTTTAACTATCATCATGTAACAATGAGTTGGCTCAATACAAAAAGAGTCAGCTTATTGCCGGGATTAAAAGTAACATTGGTGCTGGAAACACTTACGAATAACCCCTTCGGTTTCTGTCCTGCTGATGATTTTGATGCCTATTTAGCGCTCGATCCGACGATGAATGTGGAAGATAAAAGAGTATATGCTTTCCCCCGTCCCTTAGAAGTTTATACTCCAGTCAACCCGTACCGAGAATCATCAATTCCTGTAATTGGTACTTTTGGATTTGCCACGATAGGTAAAGGATTTGAATTAGTTGTAGATGCTGTTAATAAAGAGTTTGAAAAAGCCATTGTTAAAATTAATATTCCGGCATCGACTTATAGCGAAGATAGACATTGGACATTGCATAAAAAACATTATGCCGATTACCTGAGCGAGTTGTGTAAGAAAGTAGCTAAGAAAGGAGTTGAAGTAGTTATTACCAATGAGTTTATGACTAAAGACCAACTCATTGAATGGTGCAGTCAAAACACACTGAATTGTTTTCTTTACAACAGGAATCAAGCGGGAATTTCCGCAACTACCGATCAAGCTATATCAAGTGGAAGACCATTAGCCATTTCAACTAATGAAACATTTCGGCATATTCATCACTATATTAAGCCGTACCCCTTCCAGAGTTTAAAAGATGCGATCGCTTCATCAGAACCCCAAGTGAAGCAAATGCAAACAGATTGGCATCCACAGAATTTTGCGACCAAGTTTGAAGAAGTTTTAGAAGATTTTGGGATGCTGCCTAAAACCGAACGGAAAACCGTTCAGATACAAGTTGCAGAATCCTCTAAACCGACTATACTCATTGTTTCTCATAAGCAAAAACAATGCGGTATTTACCAGTATGGTCTCAATATTACAGAAGCGCTACAAAAATCTTCGCGCTATTCCTTTGCTTATGCGGAGTGTTCTAATTACGCAGAACTAAAGAATGTAGTATCTCAGATAAATCCGGCTGCGATTATTTATAATTACTATCTAGCAACAATGCCTTGGCTGCGACAAGAGGTGACTAGACAGTACAAAATTCCACAGCTAGGAATAATGCACGAAGTCACTCAGGACGAAGCAGATAAAGCTACGCTAGAAATGTTTGATTATCATTTATGTCCAGATCCAACTTTAATAGAAAATAATCCGATTGTTTTCAAGACAAAACGCTTGATTTCCCCTTACATTAACAGCCAAGATATTCCCGATATCGTCACCGTAGGAAGCTTTGGTTTTGGATTTAGTGACAAAGGTTTTGAACGTTTGGTTATGCTTGTACAGGAAGAATTTGATAGAGCGAAAATAGTGCTGCATTTGCCTTTTAATAATGTTGTCGAACAGCAAGGACAATTTGCTAAAGCAACAGCGGAAAACTGTCGCAAACTTATTTCTAAACCCGGCATACAACTTGCGATTAACCATGAGTTTCTAAGCAAACAGCAACTCCTCCATTTTCTAGCAAGTAATACACTCAATGCTTTCTTCTATGACTCCCATAAAGACCGAGGGATTTCAAGTGTACTGGAACACGCTTTAGCAGTGCAGCGACCTCTGGCGATTAATAAATGTGGGATGTACCGTCATGTTTTTTCGGCGAATCCTTCAATTTGTATCGAAGATTCCAGTTTGAAGCAAATTATTGATAATGGCATCGCGCCGCTTGTACCCTTTTATAATGAGTGGAGCGAAGCCAATTTTATTTTGGATTATGAGCAAATTCTCGATCGAGTGCTAGGTCAAGAGCGGAGCGATCGGAGCAATTTACCTCAACTATCTTTTACGGTTGGTCTTCCTAATGTAACATCATTAAATCGCATCTTGGACGATGCCGCACGCAGCCAGTACGAACCTGTCATTAATCAATTATTTGCCTTGGTTCCTGAGATGATGGCGCGGAAAATACCGGAAGCTAATATTCAGCAAGCCTTTATCTTAGACACCGCTCACAAATTTGCCTCCCAATTAGTAAAACCTAAAATTTTATGCGTTGGTAGTCATGAAGATAGTGCTGCTGCTGCCTTAAAGCAACTCGGCTATCACTTAGAAGAAATCGATCCTGCGATCAATTGCGATCTCAATGTTTATTTCCATAAGCCGTCTACAATCAAGGGCAGCTATGATATTATCTTTTCAACATCTGTGGTGGAGCACGTTCAAGATGATGAACTATTTATGACGCAAATCGCTGAACTTCTGGCACCTGGAGGTACTGCCATTTTAACTTGTGATTATAACGATCAGTATAAAGTAGGCGATCGCATTCCAGTAGTGGACTTCCGCCTTTACACTCAGAAAGATTTGCGGCATCGAATTCTTCCTTTACTGAAAAATTGTCGGCTTCCTGACGTTCCCCAGTGGGATTGTCCGAACCCAGATTTTATCTATGAAGGATGTCGCTACACATTTGCAACCTTTGTTTTTCAGAAAAATAAACTGTGA
- a CDS encoding GDP-mannose 4,6-dehydratase, producing MNAIIFGANGQDGFYLNELCKAKGINPIGLSRSGDWMRGDISNYEQVEHFIKEYKPTYVFHLAAKSTTRHDALFENHAAISTGTLNILEAVYKYSSNSKVFITGSGVQFYNDGNPISEDTPFEASSTYAIARIQSVYAARYYRSLGIKAYVGYLFHHESPLRKPTHVSQKVVLAAKRIVEGADEKLQMGDISVEKEWTFAGDVAQGIITLVEQENVFEAVIGSGKIHTIKDWIEVCFSILGLDWRRYVEQTENFQTEYKRLVSNPALMHSLHWRPNIDLQQLAAMMIEAR from the coding sequence GTGAACGCTATTATTTTTGGTGCCAACGGACAAGACGGATTTTATCTCAATGAATTGTGCAAAGCTAAAGGAATTAACCCTATCGGTTTATCACGTTCTGGAGATTGGATGCGCGGCGATATATCGAATTACGAACAAGTTGAGCATTTTATCAAAGAATACAAGCCAACTTATGTATTTCATTTAGCTGCTAAATCAACAACGCGGCACGACGCGCTGTTTGAAAATCATGCCGCAATTTCCACTGGTACGCTGAATATTTTAGAAGCAGTGTACAAATACAGTTCTAACTCGAAAGTTTTCATTACAGGGAGCGGCGTTCAATTCTATAATGATGGGAATCCTATTTCTGAGGATACTCCTTTTGAAGCAAGTAGCACTTATGCGATCGCGCGCATTCAATCAGTTTATGCTGCTCGATATTATAGAAGTCTAGGTATCAAAGCCTATGTAGGCTATTTATTTCATCACGAAAGTCCTCTGAGAAAGCCAACTCATGTCAGCCAAAAAGTTGTTCTTGCCGCTAAGCGCATTGTCGAGGGAGCTGATGAAAAACTGCAAATGGGTGATATCTCTGTAGAAAAAGAATGGACTTTTGCAGGTGATGTAGCACAGGGAATTATAACGCTGGTAGAGCAGGAAAATGTTTTTGAAGCTGTCATTGGTTCCGGCAAAATTCATACAATCAAAGATTGGATAGAAGTCTGCTTTTCTATCCTTGGTTTGGATTGGAGGCGCTATGTAGAACAGACTGAGAATTTTCAGACTGAATATAAGCGATTAGTATCTAATCCCGCACTCATGCACAGCCTTCACTGGCGACCAAATATAGACTTGCAGCAACTTGCAGCTATGATGATCGAAGCCAGATGA